A region of Vitis riparia cultivar Riparia Gloire de Montpellier isolate 1030 chromosome 12, EGFV_Vit.rip_1.0, whole genome shotgun sequence DNA encodes the following proteins:
- the LOC117926156 gene encoding disease resistance protein At4g27190-like, producing the protein MEPKKSETSQDLAGKSEIVFLAGKSLLAGKSENIGTLARKSEIASKSGALARSEIGLRSGVSQDLAGMARIEIKGKLRELNRKKDVVCLILSYPPLNSRNIETHRGWIRDVLEITHKAREALNRKKQVNISGLSFEITELLCHSIHDIEAHVPSHIIVQMCQWWSPWHTTPKNVVLDLCIDDFMIRQILQYIQIPQIRSILISKVNDKTFLCRLKNLPPIRQMFDLVIQVNVKFCLSIEDIENSIIEELGFSTSSRREAEQLLRSQNFLILLDDCDSWRIYFQDLGNGWWNSDNTQKIVLMCYSRFRIMPVADLEIWRSHHLLSWELFCENAGEVMSSIQQLAVHLLRQCSGHLLATVLMARALKDVKNVCIWQHASRVIGCLPTSHAEDRILFNALAFVLEHLGSANKCVKYCASHLKMKGTYKVDLLDSWMKEDLIETLDEGEKIVQHLVNALLLESFRNGESIRMREEIRKELVNFYEAEMLPISLVELDGRGLMEAPKNETWEEANEMHLMNNKISKLLDNPNCPKLNALFLQGNHHLRVISPSFFQCMPILQILDLSQTKIKSLPQSLFKLVQLRKFILRSCELFSELPAEVGEFCHLEVLDLEGTEIINLPVAIGKLTNLTCLKVSFYPQANGNRKNNLSNRIIPQNVISNLLQLEELSIDVNPKDERWNATIKDIVEEVCCLNRLHFLKLHLPEVLLLSDLRNGSSLINLSRMHFRFIVGNHLKRIISRLPHESTIKFEEQESCLKYVNGKDIPIEIKEVLQHATAFFLDHHLNATSLSKFGIENMKNLKCCILQECNEIEIIVDTDDLGIDIDDLGEDIGLESLEYLSLHYMKNLRSIWKGSLSWWGHHLGFLKILALYSCPKLTNIFTLDLVGMLHNLEELVVEDCQEINSIVLLTDERSWWGTAFPKLKKISLHYMPKLISISGGQQIAPSLEWLSFYDCPSLKILSPEEVISDELKVIIGEADWWSALKWNESEMFDPSNLDAIFIPIERDLDLRTQLAEINDQLQAQMQETEPSEQSGLNDPL; encoded by the exons ATGGAGCCGAAGAAGAGCGAAACCTCCCAAGACTTAGCAGGGAAGAGTGAGATTGTTTTCTTGGCAGGGAAGTCCTTGTTGGCAGGGAAGAGTGAGAATATTGGTACCTTGGCAAGGAAGAGTGAGATTGCTTCGAAATCAGGAGCCTTGGCCAGGAGTGAGATTGGTTTGAGATCAGGAGTCTCCCAAGACTTAGCAGGGATGGCTAGGATTGA AATCAAGGGCAAACTTAGGGAATTGAACAGGAAGAAGGATGTTGTGTGCCTTATTTTATCATATCCTCCTTTGAACTCCCGGAACATTGAAACACACAGAGGTTGGATTCGAGATGTTTTGGAGATTACTCACAAAGCAAGAGAAGCACTTAACAGGAAGAAACAAGTGAATATTTCAGGGCTCTCTTTTGAAATCACTGAATTGCTTTGTCATTCAATCCATGATATTGAAGCTCATGTTCCATCACACATCATTGTGCAGATGTGTCAGTGGTGGTCTCCATGGCATACAACACCTAAGAACGTAGTGCTGGATTTGTGTATTGATGATTTTATGATTCGCCAAATTTTACAATATATACAAATTCCCCAAATTCGGagtattttgatttcaaaagtAAATGATAAAACCTTTCTGTGCAGACTGAAGAATCTTCCACCAATAAGGCAAATGTTTGATCTCGTCATTCAAGTTAATGTAAAGTTTTGTCTGTCAATTGAAGATATCGAGAATAGTATAATAGAAGAATTGGGTTTCTCAACATCTAGCAGAAGGGAAGCAGAGCAATTATTAAGAAGCCAAAATTTCTTAATCCTTCTTGATGACTGTGATTCATGGAGAATATATTTTCAAGACCTGGGGAATGGGTGGTGGAACTCAGACAACACTCAAAAGATAGTTTTGATGTGCTATTCTCGTTTTCGAATCATGCCAGTGGCGGATCTGGAGATTTGGAGGAGCCATCATCTATTATCATGGGAATTATTTTGTGAGAATGCTGGTGAAGTTATGTCGAGTATCCAACAACTAGCTGTGCATCTATTGAGACAATGCTCGGGTCATTTACTAGCCACTGTTCTAATGGCAAGAGCCTTAAAAGATGTCAAGAATGTTTGCATCTGGCAGCATGCTTCTCGGGTAATAGGCTGTCTACCAACATCACACGCTGAAGATAGAATTTTGTTTAATGCATTAGCGTTCGTTCTGGAGCATTTAGGTTCTGCAAATAAATGTGTAAAATATTGTGCATCTCACCTAAAGATGAAAGGAACATACAAAGTGGATTTGCTTGATAGCTGGATGAAGGAAGACTTAATCGAAACACTCGATGAAGGAGAGAAGATTGTTCAACATCTTGTCAATGCCCTCTTGTTGGAAAGCTTTCGAAATGGAGAGTCAATTCGAATGCGAGAAGAAATCCGTAAGGAGTTAGTGAATTTTTATGAAGCTGAAATGCTTCCAATATCACTTGTTGAATTAGATGGAAGAGGACTCATGGAGGCACCAAAAAATGAGACATGGGAGGAAGCTAATGAGATgcatttgatgaataataaaatatccaaGCTACTGGATAATCCAAATTGCCCTAAACTCAACGCATTGTTCTTACAAGGTAACCATCATCTGAGAGTTATTTCTCCCTCTTTTTTCCAATGCATGCCTATCCTCCAAATCCTAGACTTGTcccaaactaaaataaaatctttaccACAATCTCTTTTTAAGCTGGTTCAACTCCgaaaattcattttaagaaGCTGTGAACTATTCTCGGAGCTGCCAGCTGAAGTTGGAGAATTCTGTCATCTTGAGGTACTTGATCTTGAAGGGACTGAAATCATAAATTTACCTGTTGCTATTGGGAAACTGACAAATTTGACATGCTTGAAAGTGTCATTTTATCCCCAAGCTAATGGCAATAGAAAAAACAATCTGTCCAATAGAATCATTCCCCAAAATGTGATATCCAACTTGCTTCAATTAGAAGAGTTAAGCATAGATGTGAATCCAAAGGATGAGAGGTGGAATGCGACCATTAAAGATATTGTAGAGGAAGTTTGTTGCTTAAATCGATTGCATTTTCTTAAACTTCACTTGCCAGAAGTTTTGCTTTTGAGTGATTTGAGAAATGGATCATCGTTGATAAACCTGTCACGGATGCACTTTAGATTTATTGTTGGCAATCATCTGAAGCGCATAATATCCCGGTTGCCACATGAATCtacaattaaatttgaagaacaagaaagTTGCTTGAAGTATGTGAATGGTAAAGACATTCCAATTGAAATTAAGGAGGTACTCCAGCATGCTACTGCATTTTTCCTGGATCATCATTTAAATGCAACCAGTTTGTCTAAATTTGGgattgaaaatatgaagaatttaaaatgttGTATATTACAGGAGTGTAATGAGATTGAAATCATTGTTGATACAGATGATCTTGGTATAGATATAGATGATCTTGGTGAAGATATTGGACTTGAATCACTAGAGTACTTGAGTCTTCATTATATGAAGAACTTAAGGAGCATCTGGAAAGGCTCACTTAGTTGGTGGGGTCATCATCTCGGGTTTCTAAAAATTTTGGCATTGTATTCCTGCCCCAAATTGACTAACATTTTTACTTTGGATTTGGTTGGAATGCTTCACAACTTAGAGGAGCTTGTGGTTGAAGACTGCCAGGAAATCAACAGCATAGTGCTGCTTACTGATGAACGAAGTTGGTGGGGGACTGCTTTTCCAAAGTTGAAGAAGATATCACTTCATTACATGCCTAAATTGATCAGCATTTCCGGAGGTCAACAGATTGCACCGAGCTTGGAATGGCTAAGCTTCTATGATTGCCCGAGCCTCAAAATTCTGTCCCCGGAGGAAGTTATCAGTGATGAATTAAAGGTTATAATAGGAGAGGCAGACTGGTGGAGTGCATTGAAGTGGAATGAATCAGAAATGTTTGATCCATCAAATCTGGATGctatctttattccaattgaaAGGGACTTAGATTTGAGGACACAGTTAGCAGAAATCAATGATCAACTTCAAGCTCAGATGCAAGAAACAGAGCCCTCTGAACAGTCAG GTCTTAATGACCCCCTATAG
- the LOC117927170 gene encoding uncharacterized protein LOC117927170 isoform X2, translated as MCCEVGWECFLGHGLMSVLVHLGEQSLLGIYWGFLQQEESEFGLPGGNGQLLTLGLGLLATALAAVYVTRLAKPCLFENEILRKNPHPSTHSG; from the exons ATGTGTTGTGAAG TTGGTTGGGAATGCTTCCTGGGACATGGGCTTATGTCAGTGCTGGTGCATTTGGGCGAGCAATCATT GCTGGGGATTTATTGGGGGTTTCTGCAGCAAGAAGAATCAGAGTTTGGCTTACCTGGAGGAAATGGCCAGTTATTGACACTGGGCCTGGGACTCTTAGCAACAGCCCTGGCTGCAGTTTATGTGACACGCCTAGCAAAG CCATGCCTTTTTGAGAATGAGATTCTTCGAAAAAACCCACATCCATCAACACACTCTGGTTGA
- the LOC117927170 gene encoding uncharacterized protein LOC117927170 isoform X3, protein MLPGTWAYVSAGAFGRAIIQEESEFGLPGGNGQLLTLGLGLLATALAAVYVTRLAKPCLFENEILRKNPHPSTHSG, encoded by the exons ATGCTTCCTGGGACATGGGCTTATGTCAGTGCTGGTGCATTTGGGCGAGCAATCATT CAAGAAGAATCAGAGTTTGGCTTACCTGGAGGAAATGGCCAGTTATTGACACTGGGCCTGGGACTCTTAGCAACAGCCCTGGCTGCAGTTTATGTGACACGCCTAGCAAAG CCATGCCTTTTTGAGAATGAGATTCTTCGAAAAAACCCACATCCATCAACACACTCTGGTTGA
- the LOC117927170 gene encoding uncharacterized protein LOC117927170 isoform X1 has translation MLLGSYPGISPKNPTPPLKDELGSELEELSIDVNPDDVRWNETVKNIIKEVCFLKGLKVLKLYLPEVTLLNEFNQNEISFRSLSSFNFVVGAHLKRTISQFPRETTFEFKKQKRCLKYVNGEDIPVEIKEVLRHATALFLDRHLALTKLSEFGIENMKELEVCVLEECKEIQTLVDGAEINKQEDNAGDVNEETVLGSLRYLNIHYLKNLRSILKGRVQKGCLSSLKSLALHTCPQLTIVFTWDLLENLNILEELVIENCPKIISLVTHELPATVVLNRASFKVEEDISSLYA, from the exons ATGCTTTTGG GTTCCTATCCAGGCATTTCGCCAAAAAATCCAACCCCTCCTTTGAAAGATGAGTTGGGATCTGAG TTGGAGGAGTTAAGCATAGACGTGAATCCAGATGATGTGAGATGGAATGAGACggtgaaaaatattataaaagaagtATGCTTCTTAAAAGGGTTGAAGGTTCTCAAACTTTACTTGCCCGAAGTTACATTGTTGAATGAATTCAATCAGAATGAGATATCATTCCGGTCATTGTCAAGCTTCAACTTTGTAGTTGGTGCTCATCTTAAGCGCACTATATCTCAATTCCCACGTGAAACAACATTCGAGTTTAAGAAGCAAAAAAGATGCTTGAAGTATGTTAATGGTGAAGATATCCCAGTTGAAATTAAGGAGGTGCTCCGGCATGCTACTGCACTCTTCCTGGATCGTCATTTAGCTCTTACCAAGCTATCTGAATTTGGGATTGAAAATATGAAGGAGTTGGAAGTTTGTGTATTGGAGGAATGTAAGGAGATCCAAACCCTTGTGGATGGAGCTGAAATCAACAAACAAGAAGATAATGCTGGAGATGTCAATGAAGAAACTGTACTTGGATCACTACGGTACTTGAATATTCattatttgaagaatttaaGGAGCATCTTGAAAGGGCGAGTTCAAAAGGGTTGTCTATCCAGCCTAAAGTCCTTGGCATTGCATACATGTCCCCAATTGACGATCGTTTTCACTTGGGATTTGCTTGAAAATCTCAACATCTTAGAGGAGCTTGTGATTGAAAATTGTCCTAAAATCATCAGCCTTGTAACCCATGAGCTTCCTGCAACAGTTGTGCTCAATAGAGCATCTTTCAAAGTTGAAGAAGATATCTCTTCATTATATGCATGA